The genomic window GCCACCCGCTGCTGCCGGAATACCGGTTGACGGAGAAAGGTCTGCTGCTGCGAGAAGCTGCGAAAGCCATCCAGTCAGCCGAAACAGAGCTCGGCCGCGGTTTTCTAGCCGAGAGGTCATGGAATTGGCCGGTCATGCTCGCGCTGTACTATCAGTACAACCGATTTCAGGCCATACGGAAGCTGCTGCAGTCGGCTACGCCGCGTATACTGACCATGCGCATCTCCGAGCTGTGCGAGCAGGAAATCGCGGAGAAGCAGCCAACCATGGAGCCCCGGCCGGGCTATGACTATTGGCTGCTCCCAAACGCAGAGCCTCCGGTGGGGAGGCTGGAGAAAGATCTTTGCTCGCTGTTATAGCAGCCAAGTGAAAAAGAGACATGAGGGGAAACGTGCTGTTTTCCCCTCGACAGCACGTTTCAGGTATAAGGGGGAGCTTCCAAAGTCCAAAGAGACTTGGGAACAGCTCCTTATATTTTTGTTTCTTATTCACTAAGCAGCCGGTTATTCAAAAGTAAAATAAAAGATCTCTTACAGCACAAAGCTGATTCGGGAACAGTCTCGATTTTGAATTGCGGCGAGCGATATTGGACGCGATAGTTGAACGGGGTGCCCGAGCCGCGAGTCGTTCGCTCTACGCAGGTATCAGACAATTTGATTACATACCATACTGGGCTGATTTTGCGTGGCACATCGTTTGCTCCTTACTGCTCAAATATCTGCTAAAAAAAGCGGCTGGAGCCGGGGCAGGAAGCGTAGCGGATGGGAGCAGAGAGGATGACCGAGCCAGCCGGTTCAAACTGTTCGGTCATCCATAAGCCTGTCTATTCAATGTTGACTGTTAAGCCATCTGCCTAGGCCATCCGCCAGTTTTGTATGATCTCTCACACAAAATCAGTCCAACGTGGGGGATACGCACAACTTTTATACGATCTTTCGTATAAAAACGAGGATATTCCTTACAGCACTGTTGATTTTATAAGATTTTTCATACAAAACCTGCAAACCGGGACGTACAGCAAACCCTTTTGTACGATTTTTCGCACAAAATCAGTCTAATGTGGGGGATACGCACTACTTTTATACGATCTTTCGCACAAGCAACTATTCGTTTCCTCGGTTGTGCAAGGAACAATGCTGATGCATTCCACTTACCCGGAACGGTTTCCAATTGAGCAGGTCAAGGTTCAATATCCAAGCTATTTTGCCAATAGAAAGAATGGTGTGGTAGACTAATAGAAGGAGAATAAGTGTTCGGTTGCAACAGGCCGTGCAGTGTCCAGGCTTTCGAGTATGAAGCAAAGAGGTGTCGCAGGTGGAACACGGATTTCCAGAGATCGATCATGTCCTTGCCTATATCCAGCAGCATCTGTACGACCCGCTGACGCTCAACGATCTGGCGAAGCAGGCCGCGTACAGCCCTTATCATTTCACCCGGCTGTTCAAGAAGAGGATAGGGGTTTCGCCTCAGTATTATGTATCTGTGCTTCGGTTGCAGAGAGCGAAGGAATTGCTCCTTCATACCGGATTGAGCGTACGGGATATATCTTTGGAAGTCGGACAGCAGAGCCTGGGAACGTTC from Xylanibacillus composti includes these protein-coding regions:
- a CDS encoding winged helix-turn-helix transcriptional regulator, which codes for MTNDHIIQTTQELSGRWTIPILLTLQQAGGRFTPLGRQLDISPSRLSSNLKKLEEKGIIQHLSPYERRHPLLPEYRLTEKGLLLREAAKAIQSAETELGRGFLAERSWNWPVMLALYYQYNRFQAIRKLLQSATPRILTMRISELCEQEIAEKQPTMEPRPGYDYWLLPNAEPPVGRLEKDLCSLL